From Pyramidobacter piscolens W5455, a single genomic window includes:
- a CDS encoding amidohydrolase, which yields MKLIVNARVLPVSAAPIENGAVLVDGTKIAGVGEHLGAPEGTEIIDARGLTLTPGLVDAHTHITTSEEMELYGMSDINEMTNPVTPGLSILDSIYVRDKSVAESREKGGVTCVQTLPGSANVIGGTGAIIKLKRASVVEEMLVKSPSCMKAALGENPIRVYKDNGHRTPTTRMGNAYIMRKALQDARNYLEKKKCRKDGEAFETNLDMEALSLVLDRKIKLSVHSHRADDICTAVRIAEEFGLDFTIEHCTEGQFIAPWLAAHHVKAAVGPTFGVPVKPELRHQGWETLLALRDAGVHICILTDHPVIPLYGQIVSASLAARAGLTEAEALRCVTLSSAEHLGIEDRVGSIDAGKDADLVLWNGNPLDTRCHPVMTMIDGTVEYRAL from the coding sequence ATGAAACTGATTGTCAATGCGCGCGTGCTGCCCGTTTCCGCCGCGCCGATCGAGAACGGCGCGGTGCTTGTGGACGGAACGAAGATCGCCGGCGTCGGCGAACACCTCGGCGCCCCCGAGGGCACGGAGATCATCGACGCCCGCGGCCTGACGCTGACGCCCGGCCTGGTCGACGCCCATACCCACATCACCACGTCCGAAGAGATGGAACTGTACGGCATGAGCGACATCAACGAGATGACCAATCCCGTCACGCCTGGGCTGAGCATTCTCGATTCCATCTACGTGCGCGACAAAAGCGTGGCCGAATCGCGCGAAAAAGGCGGCGTCACCTGCGTGCAGACTTTACCCGGCAGCGCCAACGTCATCGGCGGCACGGGCGCCATCATCAAACTCAAACGGGCCAGCGTCGTCGAGGAAATGCTCGTCAAATCGCCCTCCTGCATGAAGGCCGCTCTCGGCGAAAACCCGATCCGCGTCTACAAGGACAACGGCCACCGCACGCCCACGACCCGCATGGGCAACGCCTACATCATGCGCAAAGCCCTGCAGGACGCCCGCAACTATCTGGAAAAGAAAAAGTGCCGCAAAGACGGCGAAGCCTTCGAGACCAACTTGGACATGGAAGCGCTCTCCCTCGTGCTCGACCGCAAGATCAAACTCAGCGTCCACAGCCACCGCGCCGACGACATCTGCACCGCCGTGCGCATCGCCGAGGAGTTCGGCCTCGATTTCACCATCGAGCACTGCACCGAAGGACAGTTCATCGCCCCGTGGCTGGCCGCGCACCACGTCAAGGCCGCCGTCGGCCCCACCTTCGGCGTGCCCGTCAAGCCCGAACTGCGCCATCAGGGCTGGGAAACCTTGCTCGCCCTGCGCGACGCCGGCGTGCACATCTGCATCCTCACCGACCATCCCGTGATCCCGCTTTACGGACAGATCGTCTCCGCTTCGCTGGCCGCCCGCGCCGGGCTGACCGAAGCCGAGGCTCTGCGCTGCGTCACGCTGTCCAGCGCCGAGCACCTCGGCATCGAAGACCGCGTCGGCTCCATCGACGCCGGCAAAGACGCCGATCTCGTGCTGTGGAACGGCAACCCGCTCGACACCCGCTGCCATCCCGTCATGACCATGATCGACGGCACGGTGGAGTACCGCGCGCTGTAA
- a CDS encoding MalY/PatB family protein — protein sequence MKYDFTSIIDRHGRDALAVDNLGAGMAPNPPKPGFDSIPMWIADMNFATVPTVPEAMIERAKHPLYGYFAPKKEYYQSIIDWQAKRNGVAGLEAKHIGYENGVLGGVASALNVICSRGGNVLLHSPTYIGFTNTLNNNGWHIVHSPLKRDAQGVWRMDYADMEKKIAENKIHAAIFCSPHNPCGRVWEREEIETAMEIYRTHDVFVISDEIWSDLTLDGYKHIPTQSVGDDARNRTVALYAPSKTFNLAGLIGSYHIIYNDWLRERIDKESSLSHYNSMNVLSMHALIGAYTPAGHEWVDELRQVLTENVNYAYDYIKEHFDGVDLAKPQGTYMLFIDCEQWCKKHGKTIDDVHRAGSDVGVSWQDGRMFNGPYSIRVNLALPLSRVKEAMARMDKYVFNAR from the coding sequence ATGAAGTACGATTTCACGAGCATCATCGACCGCCACGGCCGCGACGCCCTCGCCGTAGACAATCTCGGAGCCGGCATGGCCCCCAATCCGCCCAAACCGGGGTTCGACTCGATCCCGATGTGGATCGCCGACATGAACTTCGCCACCGTGCCCACCGTGCCCGAAGCGATGATCGAGCGCGCGAAACATCCGCTCTACGGTTACTTCGCGCCCAAAAAGGAATATTATCAGTCCATCATCGACTGGCAGGCGAAGCGCAACGGCGTCGCCGGGCTCGAAGCGAAGCACATCGGCTACGAGAACGGCGTGCTCGGCGGCGTGGCCAGCGCGCTGAACGTGATCTGCTCGCGGGGCGGCAACGTGTTGCTCCACTCCCCCACTTACATCGGTTTCACCAACACGCTGAACAACAACGGCTGGCACATCGTCCACTCGCCGCTGAAGCGCGACGCGCAGGGCGTGTGGCGCATGGATTACGCCGACATGGAAAAGAAGATCGCGGAGAACAAGATCCACGCCGCCATCTTCTGCTCGCCCCACAATCCCTGCGGCCGCGTATGGGAGCGCGAAGAGATCGAGACGGCCATGGAGATCTACCGCACGCACGACGTGTTCGTGATCTCCGACGAGATCTGGTCCGACCTGACGCTCGACGGTTATAAGCACATCCCCACGCAGAGCGTCGGCGACGACGCGAGAAACCGCACCGTCGCGCTCTACGCTCCCAGCAAAACCTTCAACCTCGCCGGGCTGATCGGCAGTTACCACATCATCTACAACGACTGGCTGCGCGAGCGCATCGACAAGGAATCGTCGCTGTCGCACTACAACAGCATGAACGTGCTTTCCATGCACGCGCTGATCGGCGCCTACACGCCCGCAGGGCACGAATGGGTGGACGAGCTGCGCCAGGTGCTGACGGAAAACGTGAACTACGCTTACGATTACATCAAAGAGCATTTCGACGGCGTCGATCTGGCCAAACCTCAGGGCACCTACATGCTCTTCATCGACTGCGAGCAGTGGTGCAAAAAACACGGCAAGACCATCGACGACGTGCACCGGGCCGGTTCCGACGTGGGCGTGTCATGGCAGGACGGGCGCATGTTCAACGGCCCGTACAGCATCCGCGTCAATCTGGCGCTGCCGCTGTCGCGCGTCAAAGAGGCCATGGCGCGCATGGATAAGTACGTCTTCAACGCCCGATAA
- a CDS encoding ABC transporter ATP-binding protein: MLELKNVSFSVSEDGKHKEIIHDLSLKVDKRKFVVVTGPNGGGKSTLARLIAGIEKPTGGRIFLDGEDVTDKSVTDRARMGIGFAFQQPVRFKGLEVIDLLRLAVGKELLVSEACEYLAEVGLCARDYINREVNASLSGGELKRIEIATVLARRAKLSVFDEPEAGIDLWSFQNLIRIFKKMREDIKDSSIVIISHQERILSIADEIVVLADGRIEKQGPREEVFPALVGTESAVDVCHKLKRGEA; encoded by the coding sequence ATGCTGGAATTGAAGAACGTTTCCTTCAGCGTCAGCGAGGACGGCAAGCACAAGGAGATCATTCACGATCTCAGTCTGAAAGTGGACAAGAGAAAATTCGTCGTCGTCACCGGCCCGAACGGCGGCGGCAAGTCGACGCTGGCGCGCCTCATCGCCGGCATCGAAAAGCCCACGGGCGGCCGCATCTTTCTCGACGGCGAAGACGTCACCGATAAAAGCGTCACCGACCGCGCCCGCATGGGCATCGGCTTCGCCTTCCAGCAGCCGGTGCGCTTCAAGGGACTGGAAGTCATCGACCTGCTGCGTCTGGCCGTGGGCAAGGAATTGCTCGTCAGCGAGGCCTGCGAGTATTTGGCTGAGGTGGGGCTGTGCGCCCGCGACTACATCAACCGCGAGGTGAACGCTTCTCTCTCGGGCGGCGAGCTGAAGCGCATCGAGATCGCCACGGTGCTGGCCCGCCGCGCCAAACTTTCGGTCTTCGACGAGCCGGAGGCGGGCATCGACCTGTGGAGTTTCCAGAACCTGATCCGCATCTTCAAGAAAATGCGCGAGGACATCAAGGACAGCTCGATCGTCATCATCTCCCATCAGGAGCGCATCCTCAGCATCGCCGACGAGATCGTCGTGCTGGCGGACGGACGCATCGAAAAGCAGGGGCCGCGCGAGGAAGTTTTTCCCGCGCTGGTCGGCACGGAGTCGGCCGTCGACGTGTGCCACAAGCTCAAGCGGGGGGAGGCCTAG
- a CDS encoding SufB/SufD family protein: MMQLDEIQKRLLAEVADLHEVPTGAYNFRANGQLAGRANTAHIEISSKADGTGIDIRIAPGTKNESVHIPVVVSAAGLKETVYNDFYVGEDSDVLIVAGCGIDNCGRQDAEHDGVHRFYVGKNARVRYVEKHYGSGSGEGKRILNPQTEVYMEDGSSMEMEMVQIKGVDSTQRMTIAELKKDARLVVRERLMTHGDQQATSGYRVSLNGDGSSADVVSRSVARDASFQKFDACIVGNAQCSGHTECDSIIMDKGKILAVPSLEANNVDAQLVHEAAIGKIAGDQIVKLMTLGLSEQQAEEQIINGFLK; this comes from the coding sequence ATGATGCAGCTGGACGAGATCCAAAAACGCCTGCTGGCGGAGGTGGCCGATCTGCACGAAGTCCCGACGGGCGCGTACAATTTCCGCGCCAACGGGCAACTGGCGGGACGCGCCAACACCGCCCACATCGAAATCAGTTCCAAGGCCGACGGTACGGGCATCGACATCCGCATCGCTCCCGGCACCAAAAACGAGAGCGTGCACATTCCCGTCGTCGTCAGCGCCGCCGGCCTGAAGGAAACGGTCTACAACGACTTCTACGTCGGCGAAGACAGCGACGTGCTCATCGTCGCCGGCTGCGGCATCGACAACTGCGGCCGCCAGGACGCCGAACACGACGGCGTGCACCGCTTTTACGTGGGCAAAAACGCCAGAGTCCGCTACGTGGAAAAGCACTACGGCTCCGGGAGCGGCGAGGGCAAGCGCATCCTCAACCCCCAGACGGAAGTTTACATGGAGGACGGCAGCTCCATGGAGATGGAAATGGTGCAAATCAAAGGCGTCGATTCGACCCAGCGCATGACGATCGCCGAGCTGAAAAAGGACGCCCGGCTCGTGGTGCGCGAGCGTCTCATGACCCACGGCGACCAACAGGCCACAAGCGGTTACCGCGTTTCGTTGAACGGCGACGGTTCCAGCGCTGACGTGGTGTCGCGCTCGGTGGCGCGCGACGCGTCGTTCCAAAAGTTCGACGCCTGCATCGTCGGCAACGCGCAGTGCAGCGGGCACACCGAATGCGATTCGATCATCATGGACAAGGGCAAGATCCTCGCCGTGCCCTCGCTGGAGGCCAACAACGTCGACGCGCAGCTGGTCCACGAGGCGGCCATCGGCAAGATCGCCGGCGACCAGATCGTCAAGCTGATGACGCTGGGCTTGAGCGAACAGCAGGCGGAAGAGCAGATCATCAACGGATTTCTCAAATAA
- a CDS encoding peptidylprolyl isomerase: MKKLFAAAAALSVLLAGSAFAADQNADKKVLATVAGETITQADLDQAMSGFDPQQRAAYASPEGQAQLLDNLIDFKVFARSGREQKLQNSPKYKEAMANLEQRLLFTLATEKILDEAGKTPATDQDAQKYYDEHKEIFQVPAAIRASHILIRADKNMPAKDQKAAQEKAADLIRDIKAGKTTFEDAAKNNSADGTRSRGGDLGYFSKGQMVPEFEKAAFALKKGEMTAKPVKTDFGYHVIKATDSRDASIRPFAEVKEDIKADLVRQKQVKAIQDERDALRARYGVKIAAPEAPASGDKKPAK; the protein is encoded by the coding sequence ATGAAAAAGTTGTTTGCCGCCGCGGCGGCGCTCTCGGTCCTTCTGGCCGGTTCGGCGTTTGCGGCCGACCAAAACGCCGACAAAAAGGTGCTGGCCACCGTCGCCGGCGAAACGATCACGCAGGCCGACCTCGATCAGGCCATGAGCGGTTTCGATCCGCAGCAGCGCGCGGCCTACGCTTCGCCGGAAGGACAGGCCCAGCTGCTGGACAATCTGATCGACTTCAAGGTCTTTGCGCGCTCGGGGCGCGAGCAGAAGCTGCAGAACTCGCCCAAGTACAAGGAGGCCATGGCCAACCTCGAGCAGCGCCTGCTCTTCACGCTGGCCACGGAGAAGATCCTCGACGAAGCCGGCAAGACGCCCGCGACCGATCAGGACGCGCAGAAATATTACGACGAGCACAAGGAGATCTTCCAGGTTCCCGCCGCGATCCGCGCCTCGCACATCCTGATCCGCGCCGACAAGAACATGCCCGCCAAGGATCAGAAAGCCGCCCAGGAAAAGGCCGCCGACCTGATCCGCGACATCAAAGCCGGCAAGACCACGTTCGAGGACGCCGCCAAGAACAACTCCGCCGACGGCACGCGCAGCCGCGGCGGCGACCTTGGCTATTTCAGCAAAGGGCAGATGGTGCCCGAGTTCGAGAAGGCCGCCTTCGCCCTGAAAAAGGGCGAGATGACCGCCAAGCCCGTCAAGACCGATTTCGGCTATCACGTCATCAAGGCCACCGACAGCCGCGACGCCTCGATCCGTCCGTTCGCCGAGGTGAAGGAAGACATCAAGGCCGACCTCGTGCGCCAGAAACAGGTCAAGGCCATCCAGGACGAACGCGACGCGCTGCGCGCCCGCTACGGCGTGAAGATCGCCGCGCCCGAGGCGCCCGCCTCCGGCGACAAAAAGCCCGCCAAGTAA
- a CDS encoding manganese efflux pump MntP family protein, protein MSLSFMFVLNCALLGVGLSMDAFSVSMVNGLNEPRMGVRRGCAVAGVYAFFQALMPMTGWVCVRTIVEIFRSFQKAVPWIALILLLGIGGKMVLEGLRGGREDCAAPRLTPGALFLQGVATSIDALSVGFTIAAYDCAAALAASLIISAVTFAVCGAGLLIGKKIGTALSGRATILGGVILIGIGLEIFAAGVL, encoded by the coding sequence ATGAGTTTGAGTTTCATGTTTGTGCTGAACTGCGCGCTGCTGGGCGTGGGACTGTCGATGGACGCCTTTTCGGTGTCGATGGTCAATGGGCTGAACGAGCCGCGCATGGGTGTACGGCGAGGATGCGCCGTCGCCGGCGTGTACGCTTTTTTCCAGGCGCTGATGCCGATGACGGGCTGGGTCTGCGTGCGCACCATCGTCGAGATTTTTCGTTCCTTCCAAAAGGCTGTGCCCTGGATCGCGCTGATCCTGCTGCTTGGTATCGGCGGCAAGATGGTGCTCGAAGGGCTGCGCGGCGGACGCGAGGATTGCGCCGCGCCCCGGCTGACGCCCGGAGCGCTCTTTCTGCAGGGCGTGGCCACGTCCATCGACGCGCTCTCGGTCGGCTTCACGATCGCCGCATACGACTGCGCCGCGGCGCTGGCCGCCTCGCTGATCATCTCCGCCGTCACGTTTGCGGTCTGCGGCGCCGGGCTGCTGATCGGCAAAAAGATCGGCACGGCTTTGTCCGGCCGGGCGACGATCCTCGGCGGCGTGATCCTGATCGGCATCGGCCTCGAGATCTTCGCCGCCGGCGTGCTCTAA
- a CDS encoding DUF401 family protein gives MLREFLAMGAAFGFLIFFPKGKLWNGASLLLTGLIMGLGAGQSPKVVAENFTGIVTSPPTMKTIAVILQIGVLSALMKQYDILGRLVEAFKDVFSSAKAVIMILPAAIGMVSVPGGAGISSPFVDELGDNLRLPVFKRAALNLTFRHCAFFLLPTSSSMIVFSNMAPHVSLYKLIALNVAFVAGMEFTSYLLYLRGASAPVASRSGGGHTLRGLVDILKYMSPIYVIVLLNGLFKVPMYLSAFASLMLILAGWGRRDAKAYARAFWQGLSGQTFVTMLGIYFMQNTVRDLTGIMGAFQNMFVRSSEFGVLLVIAGAALLFGLTTGLSYVPLGVLVPLLTSLHLPPAEELLYCVFIYTWSFNGYFFSPLHLCQALTLQQMNCSVSALDKGYLPLMIEMAVAPFVIFGLYRTILL, from the coding sequence ATGCTGAGAGAATTTCTGGCAATGGGCGCGGCCTTCGGCTTTCTCATTTTCTTCCCTAAAGGAAAGCTGTGGAACGGCGCCTCGCTGCTGCTCACGGGGCTGATCATGGGACTCGGCGCCGGTCAGTCCCCAAAAGTTGTCGCGGAAAACTTTACCGGCATCGTCACCTCGCCGCCGACCATGAAAACCATCGCCGTCATCCTGCAGATCGGCGTTCTCAGCGCGCTGATGAAGCAGTACGACATCCTCGGCCGGCTTGTGGAAGCCTTCAAGGACGTTTTTTCGTCGGCCAAAGCGGTGATCATGATCCTGCCGGCGGCGATCGGCATGGTTTCGGTGCCCGGCGGCGCGGGCATCTCCAGCCCCTTCGTCGACGAACTGGGCGACAACCTCAGGCTGCCCGTGTTCAAGCGCGCGGCGCTCAACCTGACCTTCCGTCACTGCGCCTTCTTCCTGCTGCCGACGAGCAGCTCGATGATCGTTTTCTCCAACATGGCGCCGCACGTCAGCCTGTACAAGCTGATCGCGCTCAACGTCGCCTTTGTCGCCGGCATGGAGTTCACGTCTTACCTGCTTTACCTGCGCGGCGCCTCGGCGCCGGTCGCTTCGCGCTCCGGCGGCGGGCACACACTCCGCGGGCTCGTCGACATTCTCAAATACATGTCGCCGATCTACGTCATCGTGCTGCTCAACGGTCTGTTCAAGGTGCCCATGTACCTGAGCGCCTTCGCTTCGCTGATGCTGATCCTGGCCGGTTGGGGGCGGCGCGACGCAAAAGCCTACGCGCGCGCGTTCTGGCAGGGGCTCAGCGGCCAAACTTTCGTGACGATGCTGGGCATCTATTTCATGCAGAACACCGTGCGGGACCTGACCGGCATCATGGGCGCCTTTCAAAACATGTTCGTGCGATCGTCGGAGTTCGGCGTGCTGCTGGTGATCGCGGGCGCGGCGCTGCTTTTCGGCCTCACCACGGGGCTCAGCTACGTGCCGCTGGGCGTTTTGGTGCCGCTGCTGACGAGCCTGCACCTGCCGCCGGCGGAAGAGCTGCTCTACTGCGTTTTCATCTACACGTGGAGCTTCAACGGCTATTTCTTTTCGCCCCTGCACCTGTGCCAAGCGCTCACCCTGCAGCAGATGAACTGTTCCGTCTCCGCGCTGGACAAAGGGTACCTGCCGCTGATGATCGAGATGGCCGTGGCTCCGTTCGTCATTTTCGGCCTGTACAGAACGATCCTGCTGTGA